The Triticum dicoccoides isolate Atlit2015 ecotype Zavitan chromosome 6A, WEW_v2.0, whole genome shotgun sequence genome has a window encoding:
- the LOC119317196 gene encoding uncharacterized protein At2g24330-like, whose amino-acid sequence MASTPADGAGEPVEAKGKGKEEGEKKKAGGGVLGRMWRGLFGGREDYEKRLQYLSKEEAAVHARMRRRTQFSRRTVRNIIVLSVIAEAVAVGYAIMMTRDEDLTWQMRAIRVLPMFVLPAIWSVVYSAVVNFTRMLERKDEKTLEKLRAERKAKIDELKERTNYYLTQQLIQKYDLDPAAKAAAASVLASKLGADSGLRVHLGEEPNSDAAVVMSNNAEILPSDGLRNRKQPNARGSRTGSTTAAHTSAQGAESSPALNAGLENVQLTRAVEHYQGSGASDGGWIAKIAALLVGEDPSQSYALICGNCHMHNGLARKEDYPHITYYCPHCHALNTSKNSMGQYSGSNSGPSTPVAPADVISAASSVVESELINLATVQELPKEEHAEKEVEAS is encoded by the exons ATGGCTTCCACGCCGGCGGACGGAGCAGGCGAGCCGGTGGAGGCCAAGGGcaaggggaaggaggagggggagaagaagaaggCGGGAGGAGGGGTGCTGGGGAGGATGTGGCGCGGCCTCTTCGGCGGCCGCGAGGACTACGAGAAGCGCCTGCAGTACCTGTCCAAGGAGGAGGCCGCCGTGCACGCGCGGATGCGCCGCCGGACCCAGTTCTCCCGCCGCACCGTCCGCAACATCATCGTCCTCTCCGTCATCGCCGAG GCTGTGGCTGTTGGTTATGCTATCATGATGACAAGAGACGAAGATCTCACTTGGCAAATGAGGGCAATTCGAGTGCTGCCTATGTTTGTTTTGCCTGCCATATGGTCTGTGGTATATTCAGCAGTCGTAAACTTCACAAGGATGC TTGAACGGAAAGATGAGAAAACACTTGAAAAGTTGAGAGCTGAAAGGAAAGCCAAGATTGATGAACTGAAAGAACGGACGAATTATTACCTTACCCAACAACTTATCCAG AAATATGATCTTGATCCAGCTGCAAAAGCTGCTGCAGCTTCGGTTTTGGCATCTAAGCTGGGGGCGGATTCTGGCTTAAGAGTACATCTTGGGGAAGAACCAAATTCTGATGCAGCAGTGGTTATGAGCAACAATGCTGAGATATTGCCATCAGATGGGCTGAGAAACAGGAAGCAACCCAATGCAAGAGGCAGCAGGACTGGTAGCACTACAGCTGCTCATACTTCGGCACAAGGTGCTGAATCTAGCCCAGCTCTTAATGCTGGCCTGGAAAACGTACAGCTTACAAGGGCTGTAGAACATTATCAAGGCTCTGGGGCAAGTGATGGTGGATGGATTGCAAAAATCGCTGCCTTACTTGTTGGGGAGGACCCGTCACAGTCGTACGCTTTGATCTGCGGCAATTGCCATATGCATAATG GCTTGGCCCGGAAGGAAGATTACCCACACATCACATACTATTGCCCACATTGTCATGCTCTAAACACATCAAAGAACTCGATGGGGCAATACTCAGGCTCCAACTCAGGCCCATCGACCCCAGTTGCTCCTGCTGATGTGATATCTGCTGCCAGCTCAGTAGTAGAGAGTGAATTGATTAACTTGGCTACAGTGCAGGAGTTGCCAAAGGAAGAACAcgcggagaaggaagtggaggcaaGTTGA